One region of Streptomyces davaonensis JCM 4913 genomic DNA includes:
- a CDS encoding protein-tyrosine phosphatase family protein yields the protein MTDDELWDEGAPGVLRLPSGRLVRGRGLRRPLPAAAPDPSYGVYLLGGRPPEFFWDFDWIRWPDFRLPADRERAREVLAEAWRRAADQRVEVACGGGRGRTGTALACLAVLDGVPAEEAVAYVRRHYDPRAVETPWQRRYVRRFS from the coding sequence ATGACAGACGACGAACTGTGGGACGAGGGAGCCCCCGGCGTACTCCGGCTGCCCTCGGGCCGCCTGGTCCGGGGCCGCGGTCTGCGCCGCCCGCTGCCTGCGGCCGCGCCGGACCCGTCGTACGGCGTCTACCTGCTGGGCGGCCGACCACCCGAGTTCTTCTGGGACTTCGACTGGATCCGCTGGCCCGACTTCCGGCTCCCGGCCGACCGCGAGCGGGCCCGCGAGGTGCTGGCCGAGGCCTGGCGACGGGCCGCCGACCAGCGGGTCGAGGTCGCCTGCGGCGGCGGACGCGGCCGTACGGGGACGGCGCTGGCCTGTCTCGCGGTTCTGGACGGCGTACCGGCCGAGGAGGCCGTCGCGTACGTCCGCCGCCACTACGACCCGCGCGCGGTGGAGACGCCGTGGCAGCGGCGGTACGTACGACGGTTCAGCTGA
- a CDS encoding SigE family RNA polymerase sigma factor: protein MQVEPEDRFQEFVRARWSHLVRTAYLLTGDAHHAEDLTQTALAKAYRSWRRVARSDNPEAYVRRMLVSCNSDRFRKRRVREALTAAPPERAGRDEAYAWADARSALLPALAELPPRQRAVVVLRYWEDLSEAEVADTLGCSPGTVKSQASKGLAKLRAHPGLARVLGGTEHSHAATRGATDE, encoded by the coding sequence ATGCAGGTCGAACCAGAAGACCGGTTCCAGGAGTTCGTCAGAGCGCGGTGGTCCCATCTCGTGCGGACCGCCTATCTGCTCACGGGCGACGCGCACCACGCGGAGGATCTGACGCAGACGGCGCTGGCCAAGGCGTACCGGTCCTGGCGGCGGGTGGCGCGCAGCGACAACCCGGAGGCGTACGTCCGGCGGATGCTGGTCAGCTGCAACAGCGACCGGTTCCGCAAGCGGCGGGTACGGGAGGCGCTGACCGCGGCGCCGCCGGAGCGGGCGGGCCGGGACGAGGCGTACGCCTGGGCCGACGCGCGCAGCGCGCTGCTGCCCGCGCTGGCCGAACTGCCGCCCCGGCAGCGGGCGGTGGTGGTCCTGCGCTACTGGGAGGACCTGTCCGAGGCGGAGGTCGCCGACACGCTCGGCTGTTCGCCCGGCACGGTCAAGAGCCAGGCGTCCAAGGGGCTGGCGAAGTTGCGCGCGCATCCGGGGCTCGCGCGGGTTTTGGGCGGGACCGAGCACAGCCATGCGGCGACGAGGGGAGCCACGGATGAGTGA